The Prevotella melaninogenica ATCC 25845 genome includes a window with the following:
- the htpG gene encoding molecular chaperone HtpG gives MQKGNIGVTTENIFPVIKKFLYSDHDIFLREMVSNAVDATQKLKTLSATGDFKGELGDLSVRVSLDEKAGTLTISDRGIGMTAEEIEKYINQIAFSGVNDFLEKYQDKAEAIIGHFGLGFYSSFMVSKKVEIITKSYKEGSKAVKWSCDGSPEYTLEDAEKEDRGSDIVLYIDDDCKEFLQKSKIEELLNKYCKFMAVPVVFGKKTEWKDGKMVDTEEDNIINSVEPLWVKAPSGLKDEDYKNFYRTLFPMNDEPLFWIHLNVDYPFNLTGILYFPRVKNNIELQRNKIQLYCNQVFVTDQVEGIVPEFLTLLHGVIDSPDIPLNVSRSYLQSDANVKKIATYITKKVADRLQSIFKESRKEFEEKWDDLKLFINYGMLSESDFYERAKDFSLIKDTEGKYFTFEEYNTLIKDNQTDKEGYLVNLYTSNKEEQYSYIEAAKQKGYSVIDASGQLDVPLLSMLEQKLEKTRYVRVDSDIVDRIIQKEDAPKNNLSVEESDNLSEAFRSQIPTIEKADFTVDVQSLGESFQPVLVTQNEYMRRMKEMSQFQQGMGFYAQLPDSYNLVLNADHPLVKKVLDDITANTATELKPIASELKGQEARLAALHQSQDSKKTEEVTQEEKDDMQNTQKTVSELQDKKKAIVAAYAKGNDIVHQLIDLALLQNGMLQGAALDKFLKRSISLIK, from the coding sequence ATGCAAAAAGGAAATATCGGGGTTACAACTGAGAACATCTTCCCCGTTATCAAAAAGTTCTTATATTCAGATCATGACATCTTCTTGCGTGAGATGGTGTCAAATGCTGTTGATGCTACTCAAAAACTGAAGACTCTTTCTGCAACAGGTGACTTCAAAGGCGAGTTGGGTGATTTGAGTGTTCGTGTCAGTTTAGATGAGAAGGCTGGAACATTGACTATCAGCGACCGCGGTATCGGTATGACCGCTGAGGAGATTGAGAAGTATATCAATCAGATTGCTTTCTCTGGTGTCAATGACTTCCTTGAGAAATATCAGGACAAGGCAGAGGCAATCATCGGTCATTTCGGTCTTGGATTCTATTCTTCTTTCATGGTTTCAAAGAAGGTGGAGATTATCACTAAGAGCTATAAAGAAGGTAGCAAGGCTGTAAAATGGAGCTGTGATGGTAGCCCAGAATATACACTTGAAGATGCAGAAAAGGAGGATCGTGGTAGCGATATCGTCCTTTATATCGATGATGATTGCAAGGAATTCCTGCAGAAATCAAAGATTGAAGAACTGCTAAACAAGTACTGTAAGTTTATGGCTGTTCCTGTTGTCTTTGGTAAGAAGACTGAATGGAAAGACGGCAAGATGGTTGATACTGAAGAAGATAATATCATCAACAGCGTTGAACCTTTGTGGGTAAAGGCACCATCAGGTTTGAAGGATGAAGACTACAAGAACTTCTATCGTACGCTCTTCCCAATGAATGACGAGCCATTGTTTTGGATTCACTTGAACGTTGACTACCCATTCAACCTCACGGGTATACTTTATTTCCCACGTGTAAAGAACAATATCGAACTGCAACGTAATAAGATTCAGCTCTATTGCAACCAAGTTTTCGTAACCGATCAGGTCGAGGGAATTGTACCAGAGTTCCTTACATTGCTCCATGGTGTTATCGACTCTCCAGATATTCCTCTGAACGTAAGCCGTAGCTACTTGCAAAGTGATGCGAATGTGAAGAAGATTGCAACCTATATAACTAAGAAGGTTGCTGACAGACTGCAGAGTATTTTCAAAGAGAGTCGAAAGGAATTTGAGGAGAAATGGGATGATCTTAAGCTCTTCATCAACTACGGAATGCTTTCAGAATCTGACTTCTACGAGCGTGCAAAGGACTTCTCTCTTATCAAGGATACCGAAGGCAAGTACTTCACCTTTGAGGAGTATAACACACTCATTAAGGATAATCAGACCGACAAAGAGGGCTACCTTGTAAACCTTTATACAAGTAACAAGGAGGAGCAGTACAGCTATATTGAAGCTGCAAAGCAGAAGGGGTATAGCGTTATTGATGCAAGCGGACAGTTGGATGTACCGTTGCTTTCAATGCTTGAGCAGAAGCTGGAGAAGACACGTTACGTACGTGTTGACTCAGATATCGTTGATCGCATTATTCAGAAGGAAGATGCACCAAAGAATAATCTGTCAGTAGAAGAATCTGACAATTTGTCAGAGGCTTTCCGTTCACAGATTCCTACAATCGAGAAAGCAGACTTCACAGTTGATGTACAGTCACTCGGAGAGTCTTTCCAGCCAGTTCTCGTAACACAAAACGAGTATATGCGCCGTATGAAGGAGATGAGTCAGTTCCAGCAGGGAATGGGTTTCTATGCTCAGTTGCCTGATTCTTATAATCTCGTTCTTAATGCCGACCACCCATTAGTAAAGAAGGTTCTTGACGACATCACGGCTAACACTGCAACGGAATTGAAACCAATAGCAAGCGAACTGAAGGGACAAGAGGCACGTTTGGCAGCTTTGCATCAGTCACAAGATAGCAAGAAGACTGAGGAAGTGACACAGGAGGAGAAGGACGATATGCAGAATACTCAGAAGACTGTTTCTGAACTTCAAGACAAGAAGAAAGCTATTGTTGCTGCATATGCTAAGGGTAATGATATTGTTCATCAACTCATCGACTTGGCATTACTACAGAATGGTATGCTTCAGGGTGCTGCACTCGATAAGTTCCTCAAACGTTCTATCAGTTTGATTAAGTAA
- a CDS encoding aminoacyl-histidine dipeptidase, whose translation MANVELKPACVFEQFAKINQIPRPSKHEEQMISYLQEFAKERNLDVKVDKVGNVLISKPATKGMENVPTVVLQSHMDMVCDKLVDIEFDFHKDAIQTYVDGEWLHAKGTTLGADDGIGMAYELAILDSNDIEHGPIECLFTRDEETGLTGAFGLEAGFMTGNYLINLDSEDEGQIFVSCAGGNSTTAVFNFERENAPEGYFFMEASLKGLVGGHSGDDINKKRANAIKLLARFLYAEQAKMDLRLSYWNSGKMHNAIPRDGKVLFAVPSANKETVKADWNIFSTEVADEFHVTDTAMVWNLESADAAPVMPKQISHNVILALQALDNGPLTNCQDEALAYMVETSSNVASIQTEENKLTVVSSQRSNVMSNLVNMTNTVRACFELAGAEIVVDDSYPAWKMNPNSELVHVAVEQYKNIFGKEPLVLGIHAGLECGLFSEKYPHLDMISFGPTLRYVHTPDECLLIPTVQMVWDHLLAVLKNIK comes from the coding sequence ATGGCAAATGTAGAATTAAAACCTGCTTGTGTCTTTGAGCAGTTCGCTAAAATCAATCAAATACCACGTCCATCTAAGCATGAAGAGCAGATGATTAGTTATTTACAGGAGTTTGCTAAGGAGCGCAACCTCGACGTAAAGGTTGACAAAGTTGGCAATGTTCTGATTTCTAAACCTGCTACAAAAGGTATGGAAAATGTTCCAACAGTAGTACTCCAGAGTCACATGGATATGGTATGTGACAAACTCGTTGACATAGAATTTGACTTCCACAAGGATGCTATTCAAACCTATGTGGATGGCGAGTGGCTTCATGCAAAGGGTACAACACTCGGTGCTGATGATGGTATCGGCATGGCTTATGAGTTGGCTATCCTCGACTCTAATGATATTGAGCACGGACCTATCGAATGTCTCTTTACACGTGATGAGGAAACTGGCTTGACTGGTGCCTTTGGGTTGGAGGCTGGTTTCATGACAGGAAACTATCTCATCAACCTTGATTCTGAGGATGAAGGTCAAATCTTTGTAAGTTGTGCGGGTGGTAATAGTACAACAGCAGTATTCAACTTTGAGCGTGAGAATGCACCAGAAGGCTACTTCTTTATGGAAGCAAGCTTGAAGGGTCTGGTTGGTGGTCACTCTGGTGATGACATCAATAAGAAGCGCGCCAATGCTATCAAACTCCTTGCACGCTTCCTCTATGCTGAACAGGCTAAGATGGACCTTCGTTTAAGCTACTGGAATTCAGGTAAGATGCACAATGCTATCCCACGTGATGGTAAGGTACTCTTCGCCGTTCCTTCAGCTAATAAAGAGACCGTTAAGGCAGATTGGAATATCTTTAGCACAGAGGTTGCAGACGAGTTCCATGTTACTGACACCGCGATGGTATGGAATCTTGAGAGTGCAGATGCTGCTCCAGTTATGCCAAAGCAGATTTCTCATAACGTTATCCTTGCTTTGCAGGCACTTGACAACGGTCCATTGACCAACTGCCAGGATGAAGCCTTGGCTTATATGGTTGAAACTTCAAGTAATGTTGCAAGCATACAGACAGAGGAGAATAAGTTAACAGTTGTCTCTTCACAGCGTTCAAACGTAATGAGTAACTTGGTAAACATGACCAATACTGTTCGTGCATGTTTCGAGTTGGCTGGTGCTGAGATTGTTGTAGATGACAGTTATCCTGCATGGAAGATGAATCCTAACTCAGAATTAGTACACGTTGCAGTTGAGCAATACAAGAATATCTTCGGTAAGGAACCTCTCGTTCTTGGTATTCACGCAGGTCTTGAGTGCGGCCTCTTCTCTGAGAAGTATCCACATTTAGATATGATTAGCTTTGGTCCAACACTTCGTTATGTTCATACACCAGACGAGTGTCTGCTTATTCCTACAGTTCAAATGGTATGGGATCACCTCCTTGCTGTTCTTAAGAATATCAAGTAA
- a CDS encoding OmpH family outer membrane protein — MKKSFSKMSVLAMAAFAFVACNNQPVKNDTAAGKAETSTAAPAANSQKVAYVEIDSIMSQYTYWKDVTKLVKAKEANIQRTLAGKQKAIQAAAANFQQNIQANKYTQAQAQQIQASIQKQAQDADALQQRLGAEYQNEVAKYNKALSDSVHNYLKEYNKDKKYSIILAKSGDNILYADPAYNITDDVVKGMNQAYKGMKK, encoded by the coding sequence ATGAAGAAATCATTTAGCAAAATGTCAGTGCTTGCTATGGCAGCATTCGCTTTTGTTGCATGTAACAATCAGCCAGTGAAGAATGATACAGCAGCTGGCAAGGCTGAAACATCTACAGCTGCTCCAGCTGCAAATAGTCAGAAAGTAGCTTATGTAGAGATAGACTCTATCATGAGCCAGTATACTTATTGGAAAGATGTTACTAAGCTTGTAAAGGCAAAAGAAGCTAATATCCAGCGTACATTGGCTGGTAAGCAGAAGGCTATTCAGGCTGCAGCTGCTAACTTCCAGCAGAATATTCAGGCAAATAAGTACACACAGGCACAGGCACAGCAGATTCAGGCAAGTATCCAGAAGCAGGCTCAGGATGCTGATGCTTTGCAGCAGCGTCTTGGTGCTGAGTATCAGAACGAGGTTGCTAAGTATAACAAAGCTCTCTCTGACAGCGTGCATAACTATTTGAAGGAGTATAATAAGGATAAGAAGTATAGTATCATTCTTGCTAAGAGTGGTGATAATATCCTTTATGCTGATCCTGCTTACAACATTACAGACGATGTTGTTAAGGGTATGAACCAGGCTTACAAAGGTATGAAGAAGTAA
- a CDS encoding alpha/beta hydrolase produces the protein MRKKILSFLLLFMAILGFATWQYRLLSILLFVLINKNWIKSHPLLLRFKQSYKLLVSTLIIAIFITIPNYYQRGRTQLAYIDKTGKHIATPIKIYLLNIIFPEEEIMNVGMKVSAIIPPAGEPTLIKKLGGRFIREAQNDFWNGKALSFYAQYNQLSWQFSNPGSFAIAQAYNEQFGTNYNGIYITKPQHYTSSKKYPVVLFAHGYLGSWELYQGLFSSLKNCFVVSIATHNLSGIFSHEDINRIFKFYLPMLKKEGYSIDESRLHLIGLSNGGSASNIALRSFDNKFKTITYISTSCDVVKKTHSEVLLYRWRTR, from the coding sequence ATGAGGAAGAAGATTTTATCTTTTTTACTACTATTCATGGCCATCTTAGGTTTTGCAACATGGCAGTATCGTTTGTTAAGTATCTTACTATTTGTATTGATAAACAAGAATTGGATTAAGTCTCATCCACTGCTGTTACGGTTCAAGCAATCTTATAAATTACTGGTTTCAACACTAATAATAGCCATCTTTATTACTATCCCAAACTATTATCAGCGCGGTCGAACACAATTAGCATACATTGACAAGACAGGTAAACATATTGCTACACCGATAAAGATCTACCTGCTAAACATAATATTCCCAGAGGAAGAAATAATGAATGTAGGCATGAAAGTTTCTGCAATTATACCTCCAGCTGGAGAGCCAACTTTGATAAAAAAACTTGGAGGACGTTTTATCCGTGAGGCTCAAAATGACTTCTGGAATGGTAAGGCGTTAAGTTTTTACGCTCAATACAATCAATTGTCATGGCAATTCAGCAATCCTGGCTCATTTGCTATAGCCCAAGCGTATAATGAACAGTTTGGGACAAACTACAATGGTATTTATATAACAAAGCCACAACATTACACTTCTTCAAAAAAGTACCCTGTTGTATTATTCGCCCATGGCTATTTGGGTAGTTGGGAACTTTATCAAGGACTTTTCTCAAGCTTGAAAAATTGCTTCGTTGTTAGCATTGCAACACACAATCTTTCAGGTATTTTTAGTCATGAAGACATTAACAGAATATTCAAGTTTTACCTTCCCATGCTTAAAAAAGAAGGATATAGCATTGATGAAAGTCGATTACATTTAATTGGTCTATCAAATGGTGGAAGTGCATCTAACATTGCACTACGAAGCTTTGATAATAAATTTAAGACCATCACATATATTTCTACATCCTGTGATGTCGTTAAAAAGACTCATTCAGAAGTACTTTTATATAGGTGGAGGACAAGATAA